The Streptomyces sp. NBC_00483 genome contains the following window.
GGAACCGTCGCCGCGATCATGCAGACGCTGGTGACCCCGCTCATCGCCGAACTGCCCCGGATCCTGGACACGTCCGCCTCGAACGCGGCGTGGGTGATCACGGTCACCCTGCTCGTCTCGGGTGTGTGCGTGCCCGTTTCCGGCCGCCTCGGTGACCTGATCGGCAAGCGCCGCATGATGCTCGTCTGCGCCGTGCCGCTGTTCATCGGCTCGGTGGTGTGCGCCCTCTCGTCGTCCGTCGTGCCGATGATCGTCGGGCGCGGGCTGCAGGGGATGGGTATGGGCATGGTGCCGCTCGGTATCGCCCTGCTGCGGGATGTCGTGCCCACCGAGAAGCTCAGCGGTTCCATCGCCCTGGTCAGTGCCTCCATGGGAATCGGCGGCGCGATAGGCCTGCCGATCGCCGCCGCGGTCGCGCAGTACGCGAACTGGCGCGTGCTGTTCTGGGGTGCCGCCGGGCTCGCCGCGATCATCGGCGTCATGATCTTCCTGATCGTGCCGGACGTTCCGGCGGCCGCCAAGGGGCAGCGCTTCGACGCTCCCGGCGCGATCGGCCTGGCCATCGGTCTTGTCTCGCTGCTGCTCGCGATCTCCAAGGGCGCCGACTGGGGCTGGTCCTCGGGCGCCACGTTGGGGCTCTTCGGTGTCGCCGCCGTGGCGCTTCTCGTATGGGGCTTCTACGAGTTGCGCACGCGTGACCCGCTGGTCGACCTGCGGACCACCGCCCGCCCGCGCGTGCTGTTCACCAACGCCGCCTCCATCCTCATCGGCGTCGGCATGTACTCGTTCATGCTGATCGCGCCGCAGGTCCTGCAGTTCCCCGAGGCCACCGGGTACGGCCTGGGCCAGTCGATGCTGGCCGCCGGCCTGTGGATGGCGCCCGGCGGCGTCATGATGATGCTCATCTCGCCGCTCGGCGGAAAGCTGATCAACGCGCGCGGTCCGAAGACCGCGCTCATCAGCGGCGCACTCGTGATCGCCGTCGGATACGGGGTCGCGCTGCCGCTCATGGGGACGGCCTGGGGCATCATGGTCGCCGGAGTCGTGATCAACAGTGGTGTCGCCCTTGCCTACGGCGCGATGCCCGCGCTTATCATGGGCTCGGTGCCGCTCTCCGAGACGGCCGCGGCCAACGGCTTCAACACCCTGATGCGCTCGCTCGGTACGACCATCGGTTCTGCCGTGATCGGTGTGGTCCTCGCGCAGATGACCATGTCCATGGGCGGCTACACGCTCGCCTCCGAGGGCGGATTCCGTACCGGGTTGATGATCGGCTGTGGTGTCGCCCTGGTCTCCGCCGCTGTCGCGACGCTCATCCCGGCGCTGCGCAAGGAGGGTGCGGACCAGTCCGTCGCAGCGCAGCCGACCGAGGGCGACCAGGCCCCGGCCCGCACCTGAGGCCGTCCGCGAGTGAGGGGCGGCCCGCGCAGAGGGCCGTCCCGGCATCTGCCCCACGCATACGCGACGGGACGGTTGTCGTGCGAGGGGCCGGGCAGGAGTGGTACAAGGACACTCGAATTCCCTTGCCAGGCACGGCACTTGGAGGTGCACCGTGATGCTCCCGGCTCGCCGACGCGCAGCGGACGCTGCCTGCGAGAGGGCAGAGCGGTCCGCATCCGCCGAACTCGAGGAGCAGGTCGAGCAGTTGAAGGAGGCCGTGACCTCGCACGCCGTGATCGACCAGGCCATCGGGGTCGTGATCGCGGTGGGCGGGATCCGGCCCGCGGAGGCGTGGGACGTGCTGCGCGAGATCTCCATGCGTACCAACACGGGGCTCCGCCTGGTCGCCCGCCGGCTGATCGCCTGGCCGCGCACCCAGGAGCTCGACCCGGTGATCCGCGCCGAGCTGGAGCGGCAACTCGCTCAGCGCCGGGAGGCAGCGGATCCGGTGGCGACGGAACCGGGCTGAAAGCCCCGCTCCCCGGCCCGGGCCGACAGGCTCCTGCCGAGAAGCGGGTGCGGGCTCACTGCCGAACCCGCCACGGCCACGAATGACCGCTCTGCCCCTCGGAGTAACACGCAGGAACGCTCACTAACGCAAACGTGCCCGGAATCTTCACGCGGGCTGGACCGGTCGGTCACCGGGATCCGTCACGCGGGTGACAGGGCCGCCTCGATGAGGCGTCGGGCCGCCGCGTCCGTGCGGGCCGCATCACCCGTCACCAGCCGGTCCTGGCACAGCCCGCGCAGCCCGGACACGAGCAGCGTCGCGCGCTCGCTCGCCGCCGGCTCCGGGTGGCCGAGGCGGGCGTACGCGTCCGCGATCGGGTCGACCATGAAGGCGACGGTCTCGCGGGCGAGCTCGCCGTACTGCTCCGGATCGGTCGCGGCGAGGCTCAGCAGCTGGAGCAGTATCCGGATCGGACCGGCCTGCTCGCCCACCGTGATCGCCTGCCACAGGGCGCGGGCCGAGCCGCGCAGCGCGTCGACGTCCTCGACCGGGTCGAACAGCGCGTGGGCGTCGGGCCGGCTCGCGGCGAGGGCGCGCGCGATGAGGTGCTCGCGGCTGCCGAAGTAGTAGAGCAGCATCCGCTTCGTCGTGCCGATCTCCACGGCGAGCGGGGCGAGCGACAGGTGCGCGAGTCCGTGCCGCTGCACGTACTCCACCACCTGGCCGAGCAGTTCGGCGCGTTTCTCGGTGTTCACGGTTCGGGGCACCCGTTGAACGTACCGGAAGGTACATGTATCGTCCATTCATCATGGATTCCTGTTCCGATCGGTACAAGTACGAGCGGCCGCGGGCCGTCGCGATCAAGGCCTTCGCCGAGGCGGCCTGGTTCCCCGCCGTCCTCTTCCTCGGCATCCTCTGCTTCTTCGCCCCGGCCCTGCACGCCCCGAAGCCGCACCACGTCGAGGTGGTGGTGGCGGGTTCGGCGGACCGGGTCGAGGACGAGCTGCGCGCGCGATACCCCGACGGCTTCGACGTGACCCCCGTGGACACCGCCCGCGAGGCCCGCCAGGCGGTCCTCGACCGGGACGCCTACGCCGGATACGTCACCGGGGACCGCCCCGTCCTCTACGTCGCCAAGGGCAACGGCGCCTCCCTGGAACAGACGCTCACCGGCGCGTTCAGCGGGCTCAAGGGCGGCGCCCCCACGGTCCGCGACGTCGCGCCCACCGCGCAGAAGGATCTGCTCGGCTCGACGGTGCTGTACTTCGCCATCGCCTGGAACATCCCCGCGTACATCCTCGCCACGACCCTGCTGCGCGCCGTCGCCCTCGACCGGCGCCGCAAGCTCCTGGCCATCGCCGCCGTCGCCGCCGTGTTCAGCCTCGTCGGATACGGGGCGGGCGTCGGGCTCGGCTACTTCGACGCCCACCCGGCGGTCCTCGGCGTCGCCTTCCTCCTCAGCACGGCGGTCGCCACGGTCGCCTCCGGACTCGCGCCGTTCACCCGGCAGTTCCTGCCCGCGGTCGGCATGACGCTGTTCATCGTGATGTCGATCCCGACCAGCGGGGGAGCGGTGGCCGCCCCACTGCTGCCGGAGTTCTTCCAGGGCGTGCACGCCGTGATGCCGCTCGCCAACGCCGTCGACGCGCTGCGCGGAGTGCTGTACTTCGACGGGGCCGGGGTCTTGAAGCCGCTGCTCGTCCTGTGCGGCTGGATCGTGGCGGGCCTGGCCCTGCTCGCCCTCGACCATGCGCGGCACCGGCGCGCGGCAGGGGACGAGGTCGCCCCGGTCGACGATCCCGCAGCCGAGACCCCCGTGCCCACCGCGCTGCCCGCCCAGCGCCACCACTTCGGCGAACCGGTCCCCACGCTGACCGGCGTGGTCGTCGATGCCGCTCATGAGCCGCTGCGGGGCGCCGCCGTCGTCGTACTCGACGGCCGCGGACGTCAGCTGGTCTCCACGTTCACCGACGCCCGGGGCCGGTACGCGGTGGCGGACCTGCCCGAGGACCACCTCAGCCTGGTGGCGTCGGCCCCCGGCAGACACCCCGAGGCGCAGCGCATCCTCGTACGTCAAGGGGCCCCGGCCACCGCGGACTTCACGCTGCGGGCGCGGGAGGGCGCTCTGGTCAGCCGCTGAGGCTAACCGCTCCGGCTCCTCCGGCTCCTCCGGCTCCTCCGGCAACGATCTCGGTGAGAGTGCTCAGCACCACGTCGACCTCCTCGTCCGACAGCGGTACGAGTTCCAGGGCCAGCTCACCCTCGTCCTGGCGGTCCGTGTAGAGCCAGATCTGCGGGTCCCCGGCCTTGAGCGCGTCCGCGAGGGCCGGCGCGTCGGGCCCGGCCCGTGTCGCGTCGACCCGCAGCGCCGCGCGCGGGAACGGCAGGCCGGTCGGGTCGGGGACGGGGTGGGCGGTGAGGCCCGGCAGCGTGCCCGCGCGGGCGGCGAAGCGTGCGACCTTGTCCTCCTGGCGCCGCTGCCACGCGGACACGTCCAGCTCCTGCCGTGCCTCCAGCGCGGCGAGCGTGCCGACGATCGCCTCCTTGCTCGCCTTCATGGCCCGGCCGATTCCCTTGCCCTGCGCCCGCACCGCCCGGACGGCCGCGGCGCGGCCGAGCACCAGACCGGCGGTCGGGCCGCCCAGGTACTTCTGACCGCTGACGAGGACGAGATCGGCCCCGGTGTCCAGGAGTTCACCGATCCGGAAGTCCTGCGCGGCCCCGTCGATGATCGCGGGGACCCCGCGCCGGTGCGCCGCCGCGACGGCTTCGGCGAGAGGAATGCGCGCCCCGCGCGTGAGCCGCGACGACACCAGTACGAGACATGCGGTGCCGGGATGGGCGAGGTCCTTCTCCAACTCCTCCAGCGTGCAGGCGGAATCGGAACCAGACAGGACCGGTGTCCCGCCCGCGAGGCGGATGTCCTGAACCAGCGGATGCCCGTAGTCGACCGCGTGCCCCGCGGGCAGCACCACGCGTGCGGGCAGCCCGCCCGTGTCCGGCAGCGCGGCGATCCGCTCCGCCGATTCGCCCGTCATCGCGGCCGCGACCGACAGCGTGATCGCCGACGACGTGCAGTGCACGACTGTTCCGGCCTCCGCCCCCGTGGCGCGTGCGAGGGTGCGGTCGGCGAGATCGTGCAACTCGTCCATGACGAAGAAGCCGGACAGCGCGTCCGCGACCGCGCGCCCGACCCGCTCGTCACTGCGCGAGACACCGGCCGGGGTGAACGGCCCCCGGGCGTTGATCAACCGCGTCAGCCCGTAACGCTCGTGAAGCCCTTGCTGCTCACGAAGCTCTCGCTGTTCGTGAAGCCCCTGCTGTTCGTGAAGCCCCTGGTGTTCGTGAAGTCCCATGAGCAGCATGGTGCCTGGTCGATGCCGCGTGCCCGGCGACCGGCTCGGCGGCTCAGCGGGTCGCGTGCAGCGCGTCGCCGAACCGCCGATGGCTGTGCCGCCAACCGCCCGAGACCCGTACGGCGTCGTGCACATGCGGATGGTCCGCGGCGAGCCCCACGTGCTCGTGCTCCACCTCCGGGACCGAGCCGTCCACGCCCACAGGCCACAACCGCGCCGCCGCGACCCCCGCGCCCACCGCCACCACCGCGAGCCCGACCACGGCCGCACCGAGCCCGGCCCGCGCGCCCAACCACCCCGCCAGCGGATACGTGAGCAGCCAGCACGCATGCGACAGGGAGAACTGCGCGGCGAACGCCGCCGTACGTTCCCGCTCCGGCGCGGCCCGCCGGACCAGCCGGCCCGTCGGCGTGAGCACCATGGAGCACGCGCCACCGAACGCTGCCCAGGCGGCGAGCAGCGCGGGCACCCGCCAACTCCCGGAGTGCGCTGCCGTGATGACACCTACGGAGGCGAACACGCCACCCAGCGCCAGTGCCCCGCGCACCATCACCGCCCGCTCGCCGACCCGCTCCAGCAGCCGCGGCACCACGAGCGCCACCGCCATCGACCCGGCCCCGTACGCCCCGAGCGCCACCGGCACCGCGCCCGACGACAGACCCAGGAAGTCCCTTACGTAGACGACTGAGTTGACGGTCACCATCGCGCTTGCCGCCGCCACGGCCAGGTTCAGCGCCAGCAGCCCCCGCAGCTGGGGGAGCGCGAGGAAGAGGCGAGTGCCGGCCGTCGCCTTGGCGAACACGCCACTCGCGCGCGCAGGCGCGGGTGCGCGAGCGGGCAGCGCCGTCGAGACCACGAGCGCGGCCGAGACGAGGAAGCCCACGACCGTTCCCATGAACAGGCGGTGGTACGAGAGGACGGACAGCAGCGCCGCGGCGAGCGCCGGACTGAACAGGCTCTCCATGTCGTACGCGAGCCGGGCGAGCGACAACGCGCGCGTGTAGTCGTGTTCGTCGGGCAGCACGTCCGGGATCAGCGCCTGGAAGGTGGGCGTGAAGACGGCCGAGGCGGACTGCAGCACGAACACCAGGACGTAGACTTGCCACACCTGGTCCACGAACGGCAGCATCAGGGCCACGGCCGCCCGCAGCAGGTCGGAGCCCACCATCACCGCGCGCCGCGGCAGGCGCTCCGCGAACGCCCCCACCAGCGGGGCCACCAGCACGTACGCCGTCATCTTGATCGCCAGCGCGGTGCCGAGCACGGCGCCCGCGTCCGCCCCCGCGATGTCGTACGCCAGGAGCCCGAGGGCCACGGTGGCGAGACCGGTGCCGACGAGTGCGACGACCTGGGCGCCGAACAGACGGCGGTACGTGCGGTGGCGAAGAACCGTGAGCATGCGGGCCCCTCCCGAAGGCTGCGTCGACAGACCACTCGTCATGTGCGCACCTGCGCACATGACGAGTATGTTGCCGTTCGGTGTGCGGTTCGCACAAGGGCTTCATGGCCTGGCATCTAGGCTGGGGCCATGCCCGCAAGCGATCCGACCCCCACCGCGGCCGTCGCGCACCCGCGCGAGCCCGACGCCGCCCGACTCGCCGAGGCGACGCGGGTGTTCGCCCTGCTGTCGGACGCGACCCGGCTGCACGTGCTGTGGCTGCTCGCCCTGGAGGAGTCGGACGTGGGATCGCTCGCCGACCGCGTCGCGGCCTCGCGCACGGCCGTCAGCCAGCACCTGGCGAAGCTGCGCCTCGCGGGCCTCGTCGAAGCGCGCCGTGAAGGCCGGCACATGTACTACCGCCTCGCCGACGGGCACCTGCGGCGCCTGGTGACGGAGGCGCTGAGCCACGCGGACCACCGGGTGACCGGAGAGGCCCCGCACGACTAGCGGGTGCCACTAGTACGGCGCCGTGTCACTGCGTCACGTACGGTCGCGGACCGAGGTGAGCAGGCCGTAGAGGACGACGTTCCCCGCGTACCCGTTGTTCTTGCTGTACGTGCCGCCGCAGGTGATGACGCGGAGTTCGGGCAGGCCCGTGCCGCCGTAGACCCGGCGGGACGGGAAGTGCTTCTTGTCGACGACGTCGATGCCGTGGATCTCGAAGACGGCCGTCTTCCCGTCGGCGCGGTCGATCTCGATGTGCTCGCCCTTCTTGAGCGCGCCGAGCCCGTAGAAGACGGCGCGGCCCTCGGCGTTGTCGACGTGCCCGTCGATCACCGCCGTACCGCGCTCGCCGGGCGTGACCGCTCCCGGGAACCAGCCCGCCAGGTTCGCCTTGTCCGGCGGCGGCGCGTCCAACCATCCCTCCGGATCCCGGCCGACGCGCGTCAGCGGCGCGTTCACACCGATCTCGGGGATGCGGATGCGCTGCGGAGCCGCGGCGGGCAGCGGGTCGGCGGGCGGCGTGTCGGTGCCGAGCTTCGCGGCGCCCGGTTCGGGCTGCGGCGGCCCGTCGCCGGATATCCCGTGGTGCACGAGCAGGACTCCGGCGAGCAGCGTCGCCGCGAGGAAGGACCACGTGGGGCGGCGACGCTGCACAGCGGGCGCGGACTCGGCTATCGCCGGCATCAGCGGCCCCCGGCCGCGTGCCGTCGCCGGCGCAGCCGCCTGCCGATGAGCACGGGCAGGCACGCCAGGGCGAGCAACCCGGCCGCCGCGCCGAGGTGTCGGCCGAGCCCGCCCGAGGTGTCGTCGGGCTGCTCGGCCCCCGTGGCGGGCGCGGGCGCCGGGGCGGCGACGGCCAACTGCTGCGTTGCCGAGGGGCGCCGGGTCGCCGCCGCCTGCCGTGCGTGCAGGGGCGCCGCCTCCGCGCCCCAGTCGAGCAGCGCGCGGCTCTCCTCGTAGACCGCGTTGAAGTCGCCGTCCTGCGGGTTCATGACGGTCACCAGAACCGTGCGTCCCTGGTGGGTCGCGGCGGTGACCAGGGTGCAGCCGGCCTTGGTCGTGTAGCCGTTCTTGACGCCGATCAGGCCCGGATAGGGCTCCACCCCGTGCGAGCCCACGAGGAGCCGGTTGGTGTTCTCGATGCCGAACGCCTTCGGGCCGCCGGCCGCTGGGAAGCGTGCCGACTTCGTGGCCATGTAGCGCCGGAAGTCGTGGTTCTTGAGGCCTTCCTTGGCGATCAGCGCCAGATCGTGCGCGGAGGAGAACTGGCCGTGGGTGTCGTAGCCGTCGGGGGAGCGGACCTGGGTGTCGCGGGCGCCGATCCGGCGGGCGGTCGCCTGCATCTGCGCGACGGTGCGGGAGACGCCGCCGTTCATGTGGGCGAGCGTGTGCACGGCGTCGTTGCCGGAGCTGAGGAACACGCCGCGCCACAGGTCGGCGACCGTGTACCGGTTTCCTTCGTCGACCCCGACGAGGCTGCTGCCCTCGGAGACATCGGAGAGATCCCTGTACGTGGCCCGGTGCACCTCGTCCTGGCGCAGCTTCGGCAGCACGGTCAGGGCGAACAGGGTCTTGAGCGTGCTCGCGGGCGGCAGCCTGCGGTGCGGCGCCTTCGAGGCGAGGACGTCGCCGGTGCGCGCGTCCATGACCTCCCACGACAGCGCGGAGACGGACGGTGGCGCGGGCGGGTCCGGCACCGGCGGATCGGCACCGGCGGGTCCTGCCGTGCCCGCGGACACCGCCGCGCACACGCCACACGAAACAGCGGCCCTGCCGAAGGCAGGGCGAAAGCGGAGGAAAGACGCCATGCCGGAAACGTAGAACCGGGATCTCCCGCCCGCGCTCCACGTACGCCATACGGCCTCCGCACACGGGGGACGCCCGCTCGAGGTGCGCTTGATATCACCCGGAAATAGGCTGTTCGGGTGACGGCCGCTCCGATCGGGGCGCCCGTGATCCTCCCCGCCGAGCCGGGCGGGCCACGAACGTGACGTACGTACGCTGGAATGACACGACGGTGGAGGTGGCCGCCATGACGGCCCAGACACGACTCCTGAACCGGCTCTCGCACGCGGACCGGGACCGGTTGATGCCCCTGGCCAAAGAGGTCTCGTTCGCGCAGGACACCCGGATCTTCGAGGAGGGGGACCGGGCGGACCGGTTCTGGATCATCCGGACCGGGATGGTCACCCTCGACGTCCGCGTCTCCGACCGCGCCCTGCTGCCCATCGACCCGCTCGGCCCCGGTGATCTGCTGGGCTGGTCCTGGCTCTTCGAGCCGTACGCGTGGGACTTCGGCGCGGAGGCGTTCAGTCCGGTGCGGGCCTACGAGTTCGACGGCGCGTCCGTACGCACGCTGTGCGAGCAGGAACCGAGGCTCGGCGTGGCGGTGCTGCACGGGGTGGCCGAGGTGATGGCGCACCGGCTGGAGGCGGCGCGGGTCAAGCTGGTCGAGGCGCATCGGATGCACGGGCACATCTAGGCGTATCGAGACGTACGCAGACGTATCCGGTGCAGCCGGGTGCGTACGGGTGGGTCAGGTGCGTCCGGTGGGTTCGAATGAGGCGTCTGTGTCACCCGACTCGACGTCTCGACAGGCGGTGGGCGCGTCCACGCGGTGGGATCGGTCGCGGAGTACCCGCACATCCGTGGTCCGTCCGCCGGGCCCGCCGAGAGGATCCGCATGGGCCGCATCGCGTCCTGGCCGACCGCCGCCGTCGCCGCGGCCACATTCGCCTTCGGGGCCCTGATGTGCCCCGCGGCCTGGGCCGATGACAGCGATCCGGCGTGGGACACGGACACGTCATGGACCGAGAGCCCGCCGGTGGCCGACACGT
Protein-coding sequences here:
- a CDS encoding MFS transporter, which codes for MDAPQSGSRAGAVVATLALAGTVAAIMQTLVTPLIAELPRILDTSASNAAWVITVTLLVSGVCVPVSGRLGDLIGKRRMMLVCAVPLFIGSVVCALSSSVVPMIVGRGLQGMGMGMVPLGIALLRDVVPTEKLSGSIALVSASMGIGGAIGLPIAAAVAQYANWRVLFWGAAGLAAIIGVMIFLIVPDVPAAAKGQRFDAPGAIGLAIGLVSLLLAISKGADWGWSSGATLGLFGVAAVALLVWGFYELRTRDPLVDLRTTARPRVLFTNAASILIGVGMYSFMLIAPQVLQFPEATGYGLGQSMLAAGLWMAPGGVMMMLISPLGGKLINARGPKTALISGALVIAVGYGVALPLMGTAWGIMVAGVVINSGVALAYGAMPALIMGSVPLSETAAANGFNTLMRSLGTTIGSAVIGVVLAQMTMSMGGYTLASEGGFRTGLMIGCGVALVSAAVATLIPALRKEGADQSVAAQPTEGDQAPART
- a CDS encoding ANTAR domain-containing protein, whose translation is MLPARRRAADAACERAERSASAELEEQVEQLKEAVTSHAVIDQAIGVVIAVGGIRPAEAWDVLREISMRTNTGLRLVARRLIAWPRTQELDPVIRAELERQLAQRREAADPVATEPG
- a CDS encoding TetR/AcrR family transcriptional regulator, coding for MNTEKRAELLGQVVEYVQRHGLAHLSLAPLAVEIGTTKRMLLYYFGSREHLIARALAASRPDAHALFDPVEDVDALRGSARALWQAITVGEQAGPIRILLQLLSLAATDPEQYGELARETVAFMVDPIADAYARLGHPEPAASERATLLVSGLRGLCQDRLVTGDAARTDAAARRLIEAALSPA
- a CDS encoding carboxypeptidase regulatory-like domain-containing protein — protein: MDSCSDRYKYERPRAVAIKAFAEAAWFPAVLFLGILCFFAPALHAPKPHHVEVVVAGSADRVEDELRARYPDGFDVTPVDTAREARQAVLDRDAYAGYVTGDRPVLYVAKGNGASLEQTLTGAFSGLKGGAPTVRDVAPTAQKDLLGSTVLYFAIAWNIPAYILATTLLRAVALDRRRKLLAIAAVAAVFSLVGYGAGVGLGYFDAHPAVLGVAFLLSTAVATVASGLAPFTRQFLPAVGMTLFIVMSIPTSGGAVAAPLLPEFFQGVHAVMPLANAVDALRGVLYFDGAGVLKPLLVLCGWIVAGLALLALDHARHRRAAGDEVAPVDDPAAETPVPTALPAQRHHFGEPVPTLTGVVVDAAHEPLRGAAVVVLDGRGRQLVSTFTDARGRYAVADLPEDHLSLVASAPGRHPEAQRILVRQGAPATADFTLRAREGALVSR
- a CDS encoding aminotransferase class V-fold PLP-dependent enzyme — its product is MGLHEHQGLHEQQGLHEQRELREQQGLHERYGLTRLINARGPFTPAGVSRSDERVGRAVADALSGFFVMDELHDLADRTLARATGAEAGTVVHCTSSAITLSVAAAMTGESAERIAALPDTGGLPARVVLPAGHAVDYGHPLVQDIRLAGGTPVLSGSDSACTLEELEKDLAHPGTACLVLVSSRLTRGARIPLAEAVAAAHRRGVPAIIDGAAQDFRIGELLDTGADLVLVSGQKYLGGPTAGLVLGRAAAVRAVRAQGKGIGRAMKASKEAIVGTLAALEARQELDVSAWQRRQEDKVARFAARAGTLPGLTAHPVPDPTGLPFPRAALRVDATRAGPDAPALADALKAGDPQIWLYTDRQDEGELALELVPLSDEEVDVVLSTLTEIVAGGAGGAGGAGAVSLSG
- a CDS encoding MFS transporter; the protein is MLTVLRHRTYRRLFGAQVVALVGTGLATVALGLLAYDIAGADAGAVLGTALAIKMTAYVLVAPLVGAFAERLPRRAVMVGSDLLRAAVALMLPFVDQVWQVYVLVFVLQSASAVFTPTFQALIPDVLPDEHDYTRALSLARLAYDMESLFSPALAAALLSVLSYHRLFMGTVVGFLVSAALVVSTALPARAPAPARASGVFAKATAGTRLFLALPQLRGLLALNLAVAAASAMVTVNSVVYVRDFLGLSSGAVPVALGAYGAGSMAVALVVPRLLERVGERAVMVRGALALGGVFASVGVITAAHSGSWRVPALLAAWAAFGGACSMVLTPTGRLVRRAAPERERTAAFAAQFSLSHACWLLTYPLAGWLGARAGLGAAVVGLAVVAVGAGVAAARLWPVGVDGSVPEVEHEHVGLAADHPHVHDAVRVSGGWRHSHRRFGDALHATR
- a CDS encoding ArsR/SmtB family transcription factor, producing the protein MPASDPTPTAAVAHPREPDAARLAEATRVFALLSDATRLHVLWLLALEESDVGSLADRVAASRTAVSQHLAKLRLAGLVEARREGRHMYYRLADGHLRRLVTEALSHADHRVTGEAPHD
- a CDS encoding class F sortase, with protein sequence MPAIAESAPAVQRRRPTWSFLAATLLAGVLLVHHGISGDGPPQPEPGAAKLGTDTPPADPLPAAAPQRIRIPEIGVNAPLTRVGRDPEGWLDAPPPDKANLAGWFPGAVTPGERGTAVIDGHVDNAEGRAVFYGLGALKKGEHIEIDRADGKTAVFEIHGIDVVDKKHFPSRRVYGGTGLPELRVITCGGTYSKNNGYAGNVVLYGLLTSVRDRT
- a CDS encoding D-alanyl-D-alanine carboxypeptidase family protein encodes the protein MASFLRFRPAFGRAAVSCGVCAAVSAGTAGPAGADPPVPDPPAPPSVSALSWEVMDARTGDVLASKAPHRRLPPASTLKTLFALTVLPKLRQDEVHRATYRDLSDVSEGSSLVGVDEGNRYTVADLWRGVFLSSGNDAVHTLAHMNGGVSRTVAQMQATARRIGARDTQVRSPDGYDTHGQFSSAHDLALIAKEGLKNHDFRRYMATKSARFPAAGGPKAFGIENTNRLLVGSHGVEPYPGLIGVKNGYTTKAGCTLVTAATHQGRTVLVTVMNPQDGDFNAVYEESRALLDWGAEAAPLHARQAAATRRPSATQQLAVAAPAPAPATGAEQPDDTSGGLGRHLGAAAGLLALACLPVLIGRRLRRRRHAAGGR
- a CDS encoding Crp/Fnr family transcriptional regulator, coding for MTAQTRLLNRLSHADRDRLMPLAKEVSFAQDTRIFEEGDRADRFWIIRTGMVTLDVRVSDRALLPIDPLGPGDLLGWSWLFEPYAWDFGAEAFSPVRAYEFDGASVRTLCEQEPRLGVAVLHGVAEVMAHRLEAARVKLVEAHRMHGHI